The genomic region ccccAGCAGAGccacggcaacgccccggtgaatgccggcagagtctctttatagctacgttacataagtaaactggtgctctgacggtgccgtcccggttgtttccggtgaagttccggttgtttccagtgcaaagccggtcattgccggtcctttCCGGTAACACCTGGTTCATCACggatgtattaaacatttgaatactttcccggtggagccccggttgtccacgGTTAAACCGGGCGTTACAGCAGCTCTGCCGTGGTTTGATGCCGTTATAGCCCCGGTGAGAGCCGGCggagtgacggtataccggggctctgccgggactctgtcggctttcaccgggttcatcTTTTTCGGTTGGATGTTAATGCGCACaatgaagcacggcatcttttgcactggaaaatagcagtctgcagtaactgcaaactgcatgtgatatgtcctgaaatagATACAGAatcttcgttgagcaacctatacattatatttgtacttcgttgcgcaaccaatacatactctgtgcgaaacctatacataaagcgacttgtaatttccttcgaaacaaagcatttgaatgattaaaaaatatgttcgtaacctgttttgtactttaaaatgtgtaatttacactgaatcaaagtaacatgtagttttatttaatttaagttaccgtaattggctaatttaacagaataaccaccttatgcattgcttcaaatcgaaatatttcgattttagctcaaaataaacttaaaggttgcaactacgcgcatttgttattagtttattattgaaactaAGTACCTACctttactggatgttccgttctctaatccataaacaccagaaaagatgaaactcgcctgattaagtagtgtatttacacaatgttttcgtagtaaaacatatacccgacgtcgtagcgaaacggactacgctttgacctcgtcagcccccagtgagaATGTGTATGTGGACTTTGATCGGCAGGGTGATACGTAAGatttattttgtgattttaatgATCAACCAGTAATAACACGACAACAAGTTCTCAACGTATTGGCTTTATTAGTGTGATATGCTTAAGAGGTTTCAATacgtttaacatatttaaaactcAACATCCAATTCaactttatgtttttgttttaattcaataCATTCAGTCATGTGCAAAAGACCGAACctaaaaatatcatgtaaacaattGGCGAATactttattaacccatttatgccaagtggactcttccatccttctaatttggatcaagttattccaaaattagggaagtatagtatatttatttctatatttagaatatttatacagaaattccttcaagcaaacagcgcagaccctgatgagacgccgcatcatgcggcgtctcatctgggtctacgctgtttgccaaggccttttttctagacgctaggcataaatgggttaactattaCAATGAGAAAACACGTATGTCATCAATCCCATTTATCAGTAACAACACCACGGGCCTGTCTAGCGTCCACTGGGTCGGTGCCTGGTGGCTTGGATTCGTACCAGCGGCCCTTATGGCAGTCTGTGTTGCTGTCCCGCTCAGCTTTTATCCAGGACAACTCAAAGGTGAGAAACATACTGATGCTGTTTGAAAACAATACTGATCAGACCCGATGCAGATAATGGACTGAAAGCTGAGAAACTTATGAATATAGAGCGAACATATTAAACATTACTGCATGAGTACATGACATATTTGTTTAACAcgttatatttaagaaatatctTTTCTGGACATACCTTACTGTAGGATggcatgcatttaacccattcatgcctagcgttctgaaaaaaggacattgcaaacagcgtagacccagatgagacgccgcataatgcggcgtctcatctgggtctgcgctgtttgctgaaaggaatttcagttagtaatattctaaatatagaaataaatatacttgacacccctaattttggaaataaattgatccaatttagaaggatgggaaagtccactgggcataaatgggttaaaggtgATCAGAACTGATTTGCATTGAACGCTCGTGGTTGCACATTAGGTGATACTTATTGCATTTTGGTTAACCTAATATATGAATACACGTGTAATTTTTTAACTAACGCGGTATTATGTGAATTATGTAATAATTGTTCCCGTTATGGATGTGTAGTTATCGAATTACGATTGTGATACCGTCCCTTTTTATCACACATTAACATGcaccatttaattattttctgtTGTAAGCCATTTTGAAACTTGGGTTTGATGGTTGATGAATTAAATACCATCAATAGATCTACATGAGGactattttcatttatttgttcgtGTTTGTAGCGCTTGTGTGTTGCGTCTTGTACGTTGGTGCTGTGTCTAACTGCATGTATTTTCCATTCAATAAATAAAGTACTGATAAATATTTGTGTGGTGGTATATCTGAAGTTTTACTTCGTGTTTATTTGTAATTTGTCTAAATATAGATCTATTTATGTATGTAGATTGTGGTAAAAGAAGGGCTGTTGTCTATTTTTTTCCACGCAtctacatgtttaaaaaaaatatatttctgtaCAATTGGACAAGGAAACCATGAACAGGTGGAGTACAGTACCGGAAACAACCAGAATGCTTCCAAAACCAGACACATGTGTCAAGCCGTCGTGGACTTCCTCAGAACAGGCCTCAAACTTGTAAGTTTGAGATAACAACACGAACGcgtcgttaacccatttatgcctagcgtctagaaaaaggccttggcttGAAGgagtttctgtaaaaaatattctaaatatagaaatatatatactagacatccctaatttcggtaataaattgatccaattttgaaggatgggagagtccaccaggcataaatgggttaataccaTGGCTATTAGCGCAGCAATGTATCGGTTGCTGTTTTATGCATATGTTTGTGTATGTAAACAAATTGTGTTTCTATTGCAATCGATTCTGACAATTAGTCACTTAATAATCATAAAGACCATGTCGTAAAGCAGACGAATTGTTACTATTTATGTAGTCTGTAGTGACATGATAATAGTTTTTTTAATAGGGATAACTCATCTTTTCCATTAAACTGTCACTTTGctaacacaggtggaagtaacgtacccaggatagtatttttcatatatatatattttaggagcccaatattttcaaataaatatataaaatcatgtttaatgagaaaaaaattgacaaagagccatgaaaaaaatccccgccctctgatattggaatcattatgattccaatatcagagggtggggattttttttttcacggctctttgtcaattttgtttctcattaaacatgattttatgtatttatttgaatatattgggctcttaataaaataaataacaaaaaaatactatccagggtacgttacttccacctgtgtttgCTAAGCCTTGGGAAAGAATACTTTAACTAAAACATGCATACTATCGCAATGGGATTTATGATACatattttgcttgtttgtttaCAGTCCAAACACCCTGTGTACATGTTCGTATCACTGGGCGTGTGTGCTACGTATATGGTACTATTTGGACTAATTCCTTACATTTTCAAGTACATTATCACCATATACAACGTGTCCTTGGTTTCGACAGGAATATATTTAGGTATATACATTCAGTTCATAGttcataatttattaaatttagttCAGTAATGTTTGCCGCATTTCGAGCATGCATACACTGTAAATTATCcaatcatcagacgtgcattttCGAAAATATTCCATCATCATGTAAGAATTTATTACTGTATATAAACACCAGTGATAATCATTATTTCTTTTGAATATGCCAACAGCAGTAAATTCGTAAAATTAACGCTAATCCGATAACAAACCCATGCATAATAAAAtggttatttattattaaaagtattttttctgTAATTCTGCTTTTATTAATTAGGTGATAAGGGAATCCCTAAATCGCATCTCAAACTATTGCGAACACAATAATTATCTTGTTAGATGTCTCGTTTTAGGAATCAATATATTGTTGGGAGCGGTTGGCGTCATTCTAAGTGGTGTTCTTATCCGGTGTCTGAACCTGGAGGTGGTAGGAATGCTGAGGATGAATGCCATGGTCGCCACGGTGACCGCAGCTATGGGTCTCGCGTTCCTGGCTAGCTGTCCGAACGTGGTGCTAGCCGGTGAAGACCTAAGTGGTTCATGGAAAGTGTATGAATAATATTAAACTTGTATCGAAATCTAGGAAAATGTACATGAACAATTAAATTGCGGACAAATTATCACGTGAGAAAATCTAGGCATTATTTACAGGAAGACATTTCGTGTTACTTATGtccttgtgtgtgtgtgtaagtgtgcgcgtgcgcgcgtgtgtgtgtgcgtgtgtgttagctaaagaaacttcagcgtacagtttatatagtattgacagacctgtactataaagtcgcgccagtcaaaaatcataaaaagcgacatttaaagttatggtagccagaactacgtgtgtgtgcgtgtgtgtttatTGTACATTTCGTGTCTTGTTCATTACGATGCTGTAATTTTAAGATTCAGCTCACAGTCGACCAGGTTtcgcatattatatatatataaacgatgTTTTTCGTACACAAACAACGTGACTCGTTTCCAAATTAAGAAACTAGTCTGCAGATTAAGCTTTCGCATATTACTTATATGTGTCAAATAATAGTAAATTAATATGTCCGGCAAAAAACATTGTTGTGCATGATTGGATTCCCAataaatggaaacaaataatCATAAATTTAAGACGATATGTAATATGCAAAACCGTGTAGACTATTTCAAGGTCAATGGCAATGTGGGCATTTTTCACTTGTTCATAATCGTTATAAGGGACTCCGAAACAAATTTGCGCAAATAATCGCAGTGAAACAAATCATATCTTTCGGTTCAAGGTCAGTTTCATATTTGACACTTGACTCTGTGGATGGTGTTTTCATGATACTATTGATAGTACACGCTAATGTATCTGTAAGTAATAATTCTGTATACAGCAATttgaaaatacattattatttcaaacatttttgtaTGCAGTAGCTATGGTGCTTCCTTATAGGAAAATGTCACATATAAGAAATATACTTCATGTGTAGCACAACTTGACTGGTTTATGCTTCATTAATTGTTGACATTTTGTTTGGCACAAAATACTCGTGTTCGTGTGCAGTGTAAAATAACGGCGGTATTCGGACCCTTTATAGTTCATATTGCAATACGAAAGTATAAATGGAAGGCGCTTCAGTTTGAAGGTAAACCTTATGTAAAATAATGCAATTACATTAAAGGATGAGTACATATAAACACAATGTGCTAGACGCATATCTTTGTTGTGCATGATTggattttgtaataaatatttacaaagaaTCATGATGTGAAGACATGCTTATCGCTTCAAAGGTAAAGTGGACAGTTGAAGTTCGTGCATATTTCTCATGTGTGTACAGTGAATGCAATCGTTCGTGTAAGGCCAATAACTTTGTTACGCAtgatttttaaacaaatgttcactCATATAAACACACACCAAGACAAGAACATAAAAACATTAAAGAATAACACCAATGCATTTGGATCATTCATTATATACATTTTCTTCAAGCAAATACATGCGTTAAACAAGCAAATTGAGAAATATTTTATCACTTTACCATTACAATAGTTCAGTTTACTATTGCATTTATTCCCTAAGAACTTACACTGCTAACGTTTCGTTGTCATTATCTACCTTTGCAGCTCTCAGCTGAATACCACTTGGCCCTGTAACCGTCCGTGTCACTGTGGTACACTCGAGTTCTCACCCGTGTGCGGAGCAGACGGCTACGTGTACACGTCCCCTTGTGTTGCCGGGTGCATGAACATCAATACAAAGGACGACAAGGTTTATAAAACTTCCGTCTTCTGTTTACAAGTATCTTATTGCcagttgtgaaaacaatacatTTCTAAGTTTGATGTCATGATGTTTAAATGCAATGGCACAGGTTTACGTTTTAATCGAAGCGTCTCCAGAAGTATCTGTTGTAACAAACGAACtctttgagtcgtgttctgagaaaactgggctaaatgaatgtgcgtaaagtttcatcacagattagcccgtggagtccgcacaggctaatcagggacgacactttccgcctaaacttattttcgataagaagggacttccttgaaactaaaaataccataaaaccggaaagtgtcgtcgacacttaacgcacatgcatttagcccaattttctcagaacatgacaccTTTGATTTATCAGGAACTAGGTTAATGACCCTGATGACTGACCTGGTCATGAATGGCACTCATAAGATTGTAATAACAATTCAGGGATGACGAAAATAATTGGAAAAAATCATTTTcgtaaacccatttatgcctagtggactctcccatccttctaaattggatcaatttatttccaaaatattcctttaagcaaacagcgcagcccTGATGAGACAtcatcatctgggtctacgctgtttgccaaggccttttttcttgacgctaggcataaatgggtaaaggaAAATGCTAAAGTCCATTCATTGAATGTTCCTAATTAAGGACCAATATATATGTTATGCCGTAAAAatggtaatgttttttttttcttttttcaatgaACTGTCGATCGGAAAtttgcaaaaatcaaatttaactgcgtaaaataaaataaaattggtcATGAACGTGAAAAATGAGACAGATACAAAAGATGTACCTTATCATTCGTGTACGGTAtacataaacattaacataactGAACCTAAATTGTGAAAACATTCAACAACGTTACTTTCTGTTCATTTACTTAAGTTATTAAATATGCTACCTGTTCTTCAGAATTCATACGGGGACTGCAGTTGTATTACCGCACTCAGTAGAAATGAAAGTTTACATGGGGCTATGGAAGGTTTTTGCGACAGTGGTTGCCAGAACTTCTGGATCTTTGCCCCAGTCCTGGTTTTGATGGTGATCGTTTTGCTTATGGTGCAAACACCATCCACACTTGCAATTCTAGCGTAAGTGTACATAAAACAAGGTATATATTGTACTATTCGACTCGAGTTGAGATCGCGGAAGGAAGTATTTTTTGACATAGCGTCGCTTGTTAATGGATGACAGGTTctcaaatgtatgtatgtatttattttgaccttgcggtcaaggataacccatgaaagtgcaagcacttatttccaatggggtcctttggttttgctgaagagacagcaagcagaagagacagtattgggatacaaggaatccgggtgcgataccctagctctttgcgaatagataccttggttcttttacgtgctcagtgtatagcaccgatacacgcgagaattacctgggtatcataccagtacatctctagttgggtgggaaacacttgaagcatttctgaaatttccagtgccccggccgggatttgaaccggggacatctggaatggtagaccagagtgttaccactcgaccaccgcaccaaaTGGAACGTTCAAATGAGACAACATACAAAATCACCTGTTTTTTCTCCCTTTATTTAGAACACCTTTCAATAGTTAAATTTATGAAATTGGTCGAACGAACGTCAATGTGGTTAAACTAATATGTCTACGTTATCGTGTTTTTGCAAACATTGGTtttgtaatatttgtattgtcATAAAATCTAACAAAAATCCCTTTAGGTACCACTGTTATCAAAATAATAGGACATGCCGTAAAACAATGGTTATATAAGATGTTGTAGAGGTTAAGGAGATGTGATTTGTCGTAAAACAATGATGATGTGAAATTTCGCAAACAATCGTTTCAGGTCCGTGGAAGAAAAATCAAGGAATCTATCGCTCGGTGTCAGGAAGATCATGATTCAGGTGCTTGGCCTTATCCCTGGACCAATCATAATGGGCACCATCTTTGATTCTTCCTGTCGGTTATGGAATGAAACCAACTGCCAGTCATCGGATGGCGAATGCTTGATTTATGATAACAGAAAGCTGTCGGTCCGCGTCGGAATTTATGTGATTTCTTTCTCGGCATTAAGCGGATTGTTGTTCTTGATTGGGTCACTCTTTGCTAGTAGATCCAACAGACCAATTGACTCCGTCCCAaatattgaacgaaaataagTTTCAGAATCATCGTCATCAAACGTTTAATGTGGTCGATTTGTAGGTTACACTACACTGTAGTTTCAATAAAGCTTCTGGTCAAGACAGTTTCTTGTGAAAATTTCACAATTGGTTGTATACATAAATATCGAGTAAAGCCTTACAACACACGGAACTTATggcatcaattaaaaatatataactttgcGATAGTTTAAGGTCGTGTTCAAGGACGTGAGGAATTATTCTGTACTGCTCGGATGCCCGCAACATTAATAAATACGCGCCTTTTGGTAAAGCCAATGATTTTTTCTTTGACAGTTTATGATCCATTTCTTTACCAACCTTTGTTAAATAGCTTGCTTAACTACTTTGATATAAATAATCTCATTATCTCGCTGTTagtttattgaaaaaaacaacaatacaattataaaaagttgcaaaaagtaaatacaaaaatgaataaagagaAACATATAAGCCTTCTTATTGGTATTTATAAAAGACATCACAATGAAACTTTTCTAAAGTATTTAATGTTGATTCTGTCTGGCTATTTCAAGAGATCTACATTAAGATATTACGTTCTCTAATTGAATACGTCGAAAATATACGAAACATTCGTCGGtcatttaaaatgtatgcataatAGCGAAATTATTTATGTAGTTAGAGgttaattcatatatttatattcatgtaGCATAGACTTCGTGCCGATTTTCATAATAAGGTGATAAAAGGTGATACCTTATATAATGGCACAAGCTCATTTGTTAATGCTGTATTGTAATAAGAATTGGGACATTATTGTGCTTAATGCAGCAATTAACATCTTCCAGGCTTTTAGAATTCAAAGATAGTTTGGTGGCTGCGACATAGAGAATTTGGTGTTCGCTTAATGACTAGGAGGTCTCGGTATGGATCCTTTAAgaggaagcgttctttagatcacccttaAGACACCAGATACTGGTCCTGCCCAGGAAACAGGTTGTTTTATAACATCTTAAGTCAACTAAAGCTACTTAATCTGTTGATAATAGCATAAACTGATTTAACATAGGTAATCAAAATAATGgtatgtgtcaaatcaatttttattgtcaTAATTATCAATGTATAACCATTTGTACCGGTAATTGATTAACACCATTcttgttttgcaattgaaatatttcataaatataggAATCTGACCgtgttttaatattttctttaacaagCTGTTGTCGCCTAATTAAAATTCTGTCGCCACTAAAAACCAAGCAATTTAgtagcaattcataaatcactGTTTAAACTGCATAAACTTAGTTTGTAGCTGTATATTCACGATTAAAATGCAAGCAAAAATACTGTTATAGCatctatattttgtatttatacattCTAGTAACACATGGAGCAAAcataaaaatatcaattattatatgagcttatttatatgTTAGTCATTGTCTTTCTAAGCTTAGCCGCTAGCATaagcatgtaaatgatgttagTTAATTCAAGAGATATATCACGAAAACTTATATGGTAATGTATGGCgatacaaaaaaaatcacatacTTTATTTGCATGTAAAAGAAAAGTATCacaaaaagtaataataaaaaattgtcaTCAACTTACTAGAATATTTACGTTAATGTGCTTACAAGGTGAtattatcttttgaaaaactgtggaatcaatgaaTTATGTATTAAAACCAGTGTATGTTTGAAAAACAAGTATAATACAGCATTATAGGCAGTGTGTTGAATACAATATCGTATTAGTACATATGTATTACCTTAACCAAATAAGCAAGTCTGCTCATGTACTAGCGTATACCATCCATCGATCATGGAACACATGTAACAGCCAACTTATTAATCACATAATAAACAGGAAATTGtaatgaattaattaaacaagGTAGTTTCCACTGTACACCGTCTTACTAAAACTGATCACAACGCAATGGTCTATGTACACACAATAAACATGAAATTGtaatgaattaattaaacaatGTAGTTTCTACTGTACACAGTCTTACTAAAACTGATCACAACACAATGGTCTATGTACTAAGTGCTTTACATACTTGCGGCAAGTTTGAATTACTAGTTGAACATTTATTTGCAGGCACAGATTGCCATACAGACTTTATTCGGATGTGAACAATCGTCTTTCTTCTAGTTGTCTTCCAATTGTTAATTTATCAACCCGACAAAGTTTGCATATATGATCTTTACAGTTCCATAGTCAATTTTTGTTTACAGATTTTCTTGTACGAAAATCCAACAGTATTCAATTTAGCGGTTTTAGGTCTTATCTTTGTAAAGTGATATGTCACCTATCAGGAGATCGAGAAAGTGCGAGCCGACAAACtgtaaacaaattgaaaataagcTAAAATACTAAAAGGTTACatcggattttttttataaactaaaAAGGATGCATGTAGTGCACGCAATGCCAGttttgaaaaacttaaacaaaaacaactcGTGTCAATGAATTGTTCAACAGCATTTGTCATTTAATGAACATAAGTTCGATTGtactatgtatgttttatacataaaaagGTCTTGATGCAACTCCAATCTGATACCATAGGCACTAAATGGTATTCTCTGAATAAGTCGACATTTGGTAAAAGGTCATTAGAAagtgttttgttaaataattgtaaCGCGGCCTTTAATTTTTCAGTATAAACATTAATCATCGTACATTAAGacgaaatatgtttatattgtagCTTCAATAAAAGGCTCTAAATTAAATAATCAAGACCAATGTTGGAACAACGTGatttaacaaaaagtaaaattTTGTAATCAAAAAATGTAAGTTAGACAAACACAAGTATTATATATTCTTTGCAACACGCAACACATACTTAAATGACGTTATTCAATTGTTTTCCTGCGTCgatgaaagggttaaacaacaaaAGATATTCATTTGACCATTTCAAATCGTCTCagcaaacaattattaaaatggcaaATTACATGATAATTCGTTGTTGAACATTGTGTAGCATAAAGgggcattaaagggatcttttcacgctttggtaaattgacaaaattgaaaaaagttgtttcagattcgcaaattttcgttttagttatgatatttgtgaggaaacagtaatactgaacatttaccatggtctaatatagccattatatgcatcttttgacgattttaaaacctaaaaattataaagcgttgcaacgcgaaacgattgaataatttggagagttctgtttttgtcgttaaattttgtgaaactacgaagattgcttatataaggtataaaatacgtcaagtatgtgtactcggcggaatagctcagtaggctaaagagtttttacttcaggactctggcaggactccaggggtcactggttcgaaacctgctccgggcaatgttcttttcctttttttaattttattcttgattttttactggagcttttacgatccaatgtttacatttatcaatataaagcatttaatgaataagttaaaaaatgccaaaatctgtgaaaaggcccctttaagtaaaatAACATATGCATACTAACTAAGTCACTATGGTAAATCGAGATAAAACTTAATTGATAGCTTGTTAGGAGAAACTGAAGAATAAACagcgcaaattaaaacaaatacaatggaATAAAGTTATAAAGTATTTCCAATGTTCCAGAATCAGTGTTCGGCTTGGAACAAAATTACAATGCATTTATTTTGCTTATTACCAGCGTctcttgcaataaatattttgagCCACACACGTGAAAGACATTTTTTTGCAACATTGAAACGTGTCATGTACAGAAACGTAAACAAAGGGCTTAATTGTAAATGGAAAAAACACACCACAAATTCTTAGTAAACACTAGTGGAACTGAATTATTCTCAAATGATCGTTAGACATGCCGATAAAAAGCCTGTCGCTGACATCACAATATGCCACACAATACGGTCGGCCAATCCGAAGCTTCCCGTCTTGCAATGTCTGCTCCTTCGAAAAATATGACGTCATTTGCATGACGTTATTGGAGCTCCAGCCGCATACATACACTGAACCAGATCTGTCGGTAGCTATGCCTCTAATGCCAAGCAACGACGCGTCCTTGAACGTGTTCTTGACTTGACCTTGGGAGTCCATCAAGGTCACAGCATTCTGACCAGAGTCAGATACATAAATACTCCGCCCATCGGCACTTACGGCTACGTACCAGGGTACTCCAAATGATTGACTGAATTTCTCGAGAATTTTACCGTCGAGGTCAAGGACTTTCACCGACCCAGGATTGTTGAATGACACATATAAACTACCTTGGTGATGATCAATTCCGTAACAGTTCCCATCAACTTTTATAATTCGACTCTGACTTAAACTGTGAGTGTCTTCAATGGAATAGAATGTTATGTTTGACATGTTTGGAAACGTAACCGCAATAGTCTTTTCATCAATCTTAGTGACGTCCCAAGGGTTGCCATCGCAACTTATTTTACTCTCAAGCTTGTTGGTATTGATGttgacaattttaacaattttgttcGGGTTGTCTACTGCAACAATACGGAaactatttaaaagtttaattccAGAGATGTTCGGCATC from Dreissena polymorpha isolate Duluth1 chromosome 5, UMN_Dpol_1.0, whole genome shotgun sequence harbors:
- the LOC127831631 gene encoding solute carrier organic anion transporter family member 4C1-like isoform X2, with product MKTITNIYLLVFLMSMVTFIKEFITGLTSISIPAIERQFTMSSQRTALIPASNEIAATVLVLLVVFIGSHVNRARCLAVGTFIMAIGCVLYIVPHWLDIYTLSDVTVESTSHSLCHSGNATYGGSCGGRENSLILGLFIVAQMVVGVGFIPLLTLGHSYIYDNADPKKTPIFIGIIFAGSNIGQACGFFIAGAITQNVYVDFDRQGDTNNTTGLSSVHWVGAWWLGFVPAALMAVCVAVPLSFYPGQLKGNHEQVEYSTGNNQNASKTRHMCQAVVDFLRTGLKLSKHPVYMFVSLGVCATYMVLFGLIPYIFKYIITIYNVSLVSTGIYLGINILLGAVGVILSGVLIRCLNLEVVGMLRMNAMVATVTAAMGLAFLASCPNVVLAGEDLSGSWKVSQLNTTWPCNRPCHCGTLEFSPVCGADGYVYTSPCVAGCMNINTKDDKNSYGDCSCITALSRNESLHGAMEGFCDSGCQNFWIFAPVLVLMVIVLLMVQTPSTLAILASVEEKSRNLSLGVRKIMIQVLGLIPGPIIMGTIFDSSCRLWNETNCQSSDGECLIYDNRKLSVRVGIYVISFSALSGLLFLIGSLFASRSNRPIDSVPNIERK
- the LOC127831631 gene encoding solute carrier organic anion transporter family member 4C1-like isoform X1, with the protein product MKTITNIYLLVFLMSMVTFIKEFITGLTSISIPAIERQFTMSSQRTALIPASNEIAATVLVLLVVFIGSHVNRARCLAVGTFIMAIGCVLYIVPHWLDIYTLSDVTVESTSHSLCHSGNATYGGSCGGRENSLILGLFIVAQMVVGVGFIPLLTLGHSYIYDNADPKKTPIFIGIIFAGSNIGQACGFFIAGAITQNVYVDFDRQGDTNNTTGLSSVHWVGAWWLGFVPAALMAVCVAVPLSFYPGQLKGQGNHEQVEYSTGNNQNASKTRHMCQAVVDFLRTGLKLSKHPVYMFVSLGVCATYMVLFGLIPYIFKYIITIYNVSLVSTGIYLGINILLGAVGVILSGVLIRCLNLEVVGMLRMNAMVATVTAAMGLAFLASCPNVVLAGEDLSGSWKVSQLNTTWPCNRPCHCGTLEFSPVCGADGYVYTSPCVAGCMNINTKDDKNSYGDCSCITALSRNESLHGAMEGFCDSGCQNFWIFAPVLVLMVIVLLMVQTPSTLAILASVEEKSRNLSLGVRKIMIQVLGLIPGPIIMGTIFDSSCRLWNETNCQSSDGECLIYDNRKLSVRVGIYVISFSALSGLLFLIGSLFASRSNRPIDSVPNIERK